The following proteins come from a genomic window of Desulfovibrio litoralis DSM 11393:
- the ffh gene encoding signal recognition particle protein, which yields MFDSLSDRLNSIFRNLSGQSRLDENNIQEGLREVRLALLEADVNFKVVKDFVETVKERALGQEVLKNLNPAQHVVKVVHEELVALLGGESNDLKLRGEKPYVVMVVGLQGSGKTTSLAKLSGLLRSRGHKPYLVPADVYRPAAIEQLTTLAKQLDMPVFASTVDMNPVDIAGLAVEEAKKLGCDLVLLDTAGRLHVDAVLMQELVNIKAKVKPCEILFVADAMTGQDAVTVADAFNQALDISGVVLTKMDGDARGGAALSIKSVTGKNVKFVGVGEKLTDIELFHPDRIAGRILGMGDMLTLIEKAQDTIEAEEAEALAKKMQKAQFTLEDFRVQMQRLKSMGSLEGILKLIPGMSGLRQKLGSLSVPEKEMKKIDAIISSMTIKERNNSDIINNSRKQRIAKGSGTSLQDVNQLLKQFETMRQMMKKMMGGSGSNASKNKGKMPQLPSGFPKMPGLGGLGGLGGLGSLGGLGGLGGFGGAGSDDSAGGMSKSALKKKKQMRKEQRKKKKR from the coding sequence ATGTTTGATAGTTTATCAGATAGGTTAAACTCCATTTTCCGCAATTTAAGCGGGCAGTCTCGATTGGATGAAAATAATATCCAAGAAGGTCTGAGGGAGGTGCGTCTTGCACTGCTTGAAGCTGACGTAAACTTTAAAGTTGTAAAAGATTTTGTTGAAACAGTAAAAGAAAGGGCGTTAGGGCAAGAGGTTTTAAAAAACCTTAATCCGGCTCAACATGTAGTTAAAGTAGTACATGAAGAACTAGTTGCTCTTTTGGGCGGAGAAAGTAACGACCTTAAACTAAGAGGCGAAAAACCTTATGTTGTAATGGTTGTTGGTCTTCAAGGTTCGGGTAAAACCACCTCTCTTGCCAAGTTATCCGGTCTTTTACGTTCCAGAGGTCATAAACCTTATCTTGTGCCTGCTGACGTTTATCGTCCTGCGGCGATTGAGCAATTAACAACACTGGCGAAACAGCTTGATATGCCTGTTTTTGCATCTACTGTTGATATGAATCCTGTTGATATTGCAGGGTTAGCAGTAGAAGAGGCTAAAAAACTTGGTTGTGATTTAGTCTTACTTGATACGGCCGGGCGTTTACACGTTGATGCTGTATTGATGCAAGAACTTGTTAATATTAAAGCCAAAGTAAAACCTTGCGAAATATTGTTTGTTGCTGATGCAATGACGGGTCAAGATGCTGTTACCGTTGCTGATGCTTTTAATCAAGCTCTTGATATAAGCGGTGTCGTTTTAACCAAGATGGACGGCGATGCCAGAGGCGGAGCCGCTTTATCTATTAAATCGGTTACCGGGAAAAATGTTAAATTTGTCGGTGTTGGTGAAAAACTTACAGATATTGAACTTTTTCACCCTGATCGTATAGCCGGACGTATTTTGGGCATGGGCGATATGCTCACGCTTATTGAAAAAGCACAAGATACAATAGAAGCAGAAGAAGCTGAGGCTCTTGCAAAAAAAATGCAAAAAGCTCAGTTTACGCTTGAAGATTTTCGTGTTCAGATGCAACGCTTAAAAAGCATGGGATCTTTAGAGGGTATACTTAAGCTTATTCCGGGTATGTCGGGTTTGCGTCAAAAATTAGGTTCTCTTTCTGTTCCTGAAAAAGAAATGAAGAAAATAGATGCGATAATAAGCTCTATGACAATTAAGGAACGTAACAATTCCGATATAATCAATAATAGTCGAAAACAACGTATTGCCAAAGGTAGCGGAACATCATTACAAGATGTTAATCAGCTATTGAAACAATTTGAAACAATGCGTCAAATGATGAAAAAAATGATGGGTGGATCAGGGTCTAACGCATCAAAAAATAAAGGTAAAATGCCTCAACTTCCTTCAGGTTTTCCGAAAATGCCGGGACTAGGCGGTTTAGGAGGACTAGGTGGTTTAGGTTCATTGGGCGGCTTAGGCGGGCTTGGTGGTTTTGGTGGTGCTGGATCTGATGATTCCGCTGGTGGAATGTCAAAAAGTGCTTTAAAAAAGAAAAAACAAATGCGAAAAGAACAACGCAAAAAGAAAAAACGTTGA
- a CDS encoding TrmO family methyltransferase domain-containing protein, translating to MDYSLKSIGEIIVAKSDEQSIFEKEDKDIAIVIIYPDYVYGLMSLEVEQEITILSWLHKAKRDVLQVYPHNNKEQQKRGVFNTRSPIRPNPIGLHDVIIKKIKALDNGYYELKVIPVEGKTLDCLDETPIIDIKTNAEQRKKLIQNKQDGLIPTKETEELKLYCRYAWERKLLSGFNGNMSIKTTDSTCLITASGSVKKELDKSKLALVNIKNAELLTGATPSSETKMHLEIYKTQAEAFAIVHVHPPKMLALMNKVGADNFIKLDLFEADTFKKKLGICSAFPAGSQKLASEVAKLSLTYQAIFMQKHGLCTWGKTLSEALALAEELEILAEIQLNSI from the coding sequence ATGGACTACTCACTCAAAAGCATTGGTGAAATTATTGTTGCGAAATCGGACGAACAAAGTATCTTCGAAAAAGAAGATAAAGATATTGCAATTGTTATAATTTATCCTGATTATGTTTATGGTTTGATGTCATTAGAAGTGGAACAGGAAATAACTATACTTTCTTGGCTACATAAAGCCAAACGAGATGTTTTACAGGTATACCCCCACAACAATAAAGAACAACAAAAACGTGGGGTTTTTAATACCAGAAGTCCAATTCGCCCTAACCCCATAGGTTTACACGATGTTATCATAAAAAAAATAAAGGCATTGGATAACGGTTATTATGAATTAAAAGTGATTCCTGTCGAAGGAAAGACCTTAGACTGCTTGGACGAAACACCAATCATAGATATAAAAACCAATGCGGAACAAAGAAAAAAACTTATACAAAACAAGCAAGATGGACTTATACCCACCAAAGAAACGGAAGAGTTAAAACTTTATTGTCGCTACGCATGGGAAAGAAAACTTTTAAGCGGTTTTAACGGTAATATGAGCATAAAAACAACGGACTCAACTTGCCTGATTACTGCCTCTGGCTCTGTAAAAAAAGAGCTTGATAAATCAAAACTGGCTTTAGTCAATATAAAAAACGCTGAATTGCTAACAGGGGCAACCCCTTCATCTGAAACTAAAATGCACCTTGAAATTTATAAAACCCAAGCGGAAGCTTTTGCGATTGTGCATGTACACCCGCCGAAAATGCTTGCACTTATGAACAAAGTCGGGGCTGATAATTTTATTAAGCTTGACCTTTTTGAAGCTGATACTTTTAAGAAAAAATTGGGAATATGTTCTGCGTTTCCTGCCGGTTCTCAAAAATTAGCGTCTGAAGTTGCTAAACTTTCTTTAACTTACCAAGCGATTTTTATGCAAAAACATGGGCTTTGTACTTGGGGAAAAACTTTAAGTGAAGCTTTAGCGTTGGCGGAAGAACTTGAAATATTAGCAGAAATTCAACTAAATTCTATTTAG
- the thiL gene encoding thiamine-phosphate kinase, which yields MYIKSEKEVLRLIDKYFINQNDHLVLGRGDDCAELKIKTPYLALSTDLFLEDIHFRRIYFTPEEIGHKALAINLSDLAASGATPLGFALNLSLPKKIKTLDIEQIFQGISNLANQYKLPLCGGDLSLDKKLGFGIAIWGETKQTKEQHPNKPYFLRRSQAKEGDIIFVTGSFGLARLALCKLEYELKKQKKLKKDELNQYFFDLRKQLKEQIPKAMQAHLTPTPQLKESCILTEFNFQHPNCRLGLMDLSDGILSDLPRLLNSKEKELGAELNINETTLDKELDLWEDGGFIPIKQQTKNHKLLQSVYGGEDYVLFGTCDEPHWDKLKLCLPQIQELGRVTTHNEIILNKQKLHLKGFDHFQ from the coding sequence ATGTATATAAAATCAGAAAAAGAAGTTTTAAGGTTGATTGATAAATATTTTATTAATCAAAACGACCATCTTGTTTTAGGGCGTGGCGACGATTGTGCCGAGTTAAAAATTAAAACGCCATATCTGGCTTTATCAACTGATTTATTTTTAGAAGATATTCATTTTAGAAGAATTTATTTTACACCGGAAGAAATTGGACATAAAGCCTTGGCGATCAACCTAAGCGACTTAGCCGCAAGTGGTGCAACTCCGCTCGGTTTTGCCCTAAACCTCAGCTTGCCTAAAAAAATAAAAACTCTTGATATTGAACAAATATTTCAAGGAATAAGCAATTTAGCTAACCAATATAAACTTCCGCTTTGTGGCGGAGATTTGTCTTTAGACAAAAAACTGGGTTTTGGTATTGCGATTTGGGGAGAAACAAAACAAACAAAGGAACAACACCCGAATAAACCATATTTTTTAAGGCGTAGCCAAGCGAAAGAAGGTGATATTATCTTTGTTACCGGATCTTTTGGTTTAGCGAGATTAGCTCTTTGTAAGTTGGAATATGAATTAAAAAAACAAAAAAAACTTAAAAAAGATGAACTCAATCAATATTTTTTTGATTTGCGTAAACAATTAAAAGAACAAATTCCAAAAGCCATGCAGGCTCATTTAACCCCCACGCCTCAACTTAAAGAGTCTTGTATATTAACCGAGTTTAACTTCCAACACCCAAATTGTCGCTTAGGTTTAATGGATCTTTCCGACGGAATATTATCCGATTTACCAAGGTTGTTAAACAGTAAAGAAAAAGAACTTGGAGCCGAGCTTAACATAAATGAGACCACTTTAGACAAAGAGCTTGATTTATGGGAAGATGGCGGGTTTATTCCAATTAAACAACAAACAAAAAACCATAAATTACTTCAAAGTGTTTATGGCGGAGAAGACTATGTTTTATTCGGAACCTGCGACGAACCCCACTGGGACAAACTAAAGCTCTGCCTACCTCAAATACAAGAACTGGGAAGAGTTACAACACACAACGAAATAATCTTGAATAAACAAAAATTACACCTTAAAGGCTTTGACCATTTTCAATAA
- the rimM gene encoding ribosome maturation factor RimM (Essential for efficient processing of 16S rRNA): MNKKEKLICIGRITKAHGIKGELVVDFYGEEASLLKGYLFLSKNEEIQEVQAFSPDIKKIELNALRQHHGKLLIVLKDITTRNQAEDLKNFYLFIPESKLPELSDGEVYLHAILGANIEVEDKNGRRFLGVLESVDQSSGQELWEIITNDEKEVLFPAVSEFIKEFDLDNNLIIISPPEGLLDLYLTEPEN, from the coding sequence ATGAATAAAAAAGAAAAATTAATTTGTATAGGGCGTATAACTAAAGCCCATGGTATAAAAGGTGAGCTTGTTGTTGACTTTTATGGGGAAGAGGCTTCCCTATTAAAAGGATATCTATTTTTATCAAAAAATGAAGAGATACAGGAAGTTCAAGCCTTTTCACCTGATATAAAAAAAATAGAATTAAACGCCTTACGCCAACATCATGGGAAATTACTCATCGTTCTAAAAGATATAACAACCCGCAATCAGGCAGAAGATTTAAAAAATTTTTATTTATTTATTCCTGAAAGTAAATTGCCTGAGCTGTCTGACGGAGAAGTTTATCTACATGCTATTTTAGGTGCAAATATAGAGGTGGAAGATAAAAATGGGCGACGTTTTCTCGGGGTTTTAGAAAGTGTTGACCAATCAAGCGGACAAGAACTTTGGGAAATTATAACCAATGATGAAAAAGAGGTTTTATTCCCTGCGGTTAGTGAATTTATCAAAGAGTTTGATTTGGATAATAACTTGATTATAATTAGCCCCCCCGAAGGGTTACTTGATTTATATCTCACAGAGCCTGAAAATTAA
- a CDS encoding transcriptional regulator, with protein sequence MLWKFLIFGLLGFLLYKMFVLDKKKKGENKENVNEKMYAQGKMAKDPICGAYVSVSESSIKVKDGNTIHRFCSYDCRDAFLEKLRAEGRQIPESKNNDDDE encoded by the coding sequence ATGTTGTGGAAGTTTCTTATCTTTGGACTGCTTGGTTTTCTTTTATACAAGATGTTTGTTTTGGATAAAAAGAAAAAGGGTGAAAATAAAGAGAATGTTAACGAAAAAATGTATGCACAAGGGAAAATGGCAAAAGACCCGATTTGCGGAGCATATGTTTCTGTGTCTGAAAGTAGCATAAAAGTTAAAGACGGCAACACAATACACAGATTTTGCAGCTATGATTGCAGAGATGCTTTTTTAGAAAAATTAAGAGCAGAAGGGCGACAAATTCCGGAATCAAAAAACAATGACGATGATGAATAA
- a CDS encoding KH domain-containing protein: MLKELVEYIAKSLVDKPEEVFVQEVEGEQITVLELRVAKEDIGKVIGKQGRTSRAMRTILGAASNKIKKRFVLEILE; this comes from the coding sequence ATGTTGAAAGAATTAGTAGAGTATATTGCAAAGTCTCTTGTTGATAAACCTGAAGAAGTTTTTGTTCAAGAGGTTGAAGGTGAACAAATCACTGTTCTTGAACTTAGAGTTGCTAAAGAAGATATCGGCAAGGTGATCGGCAAACAGGGTAGAACGTCTAGGGCTATGCGTACAATCCTAGGAGCTGCCTCTAATAAAATCAAAAAACGTTTTGTTTTGGAAATTTTAGAGTAA
- a CDS encoding ATP-dependent helicase produces MNHNNIPQQITQTKDFNSHLNEAQLQAVESINGATLVIAGAGSGKTRTIVYRLAHLLNSGVSPSNILLLTFTRKASHEMLQRATKLLNETTSNIIYPENDLSASENNNYYYHKENSPHTSLINLQGGTFHSFAFSVLRQYYPSGYATPPNILDSSDSSGIIHDCKDNLKIAKGEKSFPKSQTVLSLFSKARNKELSLDEVIKRELYHLLPYSDDLEQLYQAYKSFKRQHAVMDYDDLLFELERLFTERPDLLTSYQNRFQYIMVDEYQDTNLVQCRLVRLLAGEKGNIMAVGDDAQSIYAFRGANVKNILAFTEHFPQAKIIKLEENYRSTQSILNLCNSVLDHAVESYKKHLFTKRENKQKPQVIRPFSDLTQAKLVASRIVELMGRYEPNEIAVLFRSGYHSYHLELELNKRGVRFRKYGGIRYIEAQHIKDVMSYARLLVNPLDFNAFQRVTSLSKGIGPKTCLKLYNAMQNHDDQEVSKICKKAPTLAADLKIIEKLRISNPSPSYIIDELTEHYKPYLTSNFPDDHPRRLQGLEELGHIAATYTELDLFIADLCLEDPFNSNQQEDTEKITLSTIHSAKGLEWSAVLIIDLAEDRFPSKKSLLKIEDFEEERRLMYVACTRAKDELYLFSPLSLYDRATGGTNQVQPSPFIKELKTELYEEWQENYIGGLTQKSAGVNQTQTYKPERLSQTKWNSEYDIDPTITITPANNPPIPSTVEQNTNTTQAKDPRSLGLCTHRIFGRGKIIEELPPDKYKVNFPGIGVKVILSDYLKIDD; encoded by the coding sequence ATGAATCATAACAATATACCCCAACAAATCACTCAAACGAAAGATTTTAACTCTCACTTAAACGAGGCTCAACTTCAAGCCGTTGAATCAATCAACGGAGCGACCTTGGTCATAGCAGGAGCAGGTAGCGGAAAAACAAGAACCATTGTTTATCGCCTTGCTCATCTATTAAACAGTGGCGTCTCACCGTCAAATATACTGCTTTTAACCTTTACTCGAAAAGCCTCACATGAAATGTTACAAAGAGCAACAAAGCTGTTAAATGAAACAACAAGTAATATTATATACCCTGAAAACGATTTAAGTGCAAGTGAAAACAACAACTACTACTATCATAAAGAAAATAGCCCCCACACATCGTTGATAAATCTTCAAGGCGGAACCTTTCACTCTTTTGCTTTTTCTGTTTTACGCCAATATTATCCTTCGGGTTATGCAACTCCACCCAATATTTTGGACAGTAGCGACAGCAGCGGAATTATTCACGATTGTAAAGATAATTTGAAAATTGCCAAAGGTGAAAAGAGTTTTCCAAAAAGTCAAACGGTTTTGAGTCTTTTTAGTAAAGCAAGAAATAAAGAATTAAGTCTTGATGAAGTTATTAAAAGAGAGCTTTATCATTTACTCCCCTATTCCGACGACTTAGAGCAATTATATCAAGCCTATAAAAGTTTTAAACGCCAACACGCAGTAATGGATTATGATGATCTACTTTTTGAGCTTGAAAGATTGTTTACGGAACGTCCTGATTTATTGACATCTTATCAAAATAGGTTTCAATATATTATGGTTGACGAATATCAAGATACAAATCTTGTACAGTGTAGACTTGTACGCCTTTTAGCCGGAGAAAAAGGCAATATCATGGCGGTTGGCGATGATGCACAATCAATTTATGCTTTCCGAGGTGCGAATGTAAAAAATATATTGGCATTTACAGAACATTTTCCGCAAGCAAAAATTATTAAGTTAGAAGAAAACTATCGCTCTACCCAGTCTATTTTAAATCTATGCAACTCTGTTTTGGATCATGCGGTCGAAAGCTATAAAAAACATCTCTTTACCAAAAGAGAAAACAAACAAAAACCACAAGTTATCAGGCCTTTTTCCGATTTAACCCAAGCCAAATTGGTTGCATCTCGCATAGTTGAACTTATGGGGCGTTATGAACCTAACGAAATTGCCGTTTTGTTTCGTTCGGGTTATCATTCTTATCACCTTGAACTTGAACTCAACAAACGAGGTGTTCGCTTCCGCAAATATGGCGGAATTCGCTATATAGAAGCACAACATATAAAAGATGTTATGAGTTATGCTCGCCTGCTCGTTAACCCACTTGATTTTAACGCTTTTCAAAGAGTTACAAGTTTAAGTAAAGGTATAGGTCCTAAAACTTGTTTAAAGCTTTACAATGCAATGCAAAACCATGATGACCAAGAAGTAAGTAAAATTTGCAAAAAAGCTCCTACTCTCGCCGCTGATTTAAAAATCATAGAAAAATTACGCATTTCAAATCCGAGTCCGTCTTATATCATAGACGAACTAACGGAACATTATAAACCATATTTGACAAGCAACTTTCCAGATGACCACCCCAGACGTTTACAAGGGCTTGAAGAACTCGGACACATCGCCGCAACATATACGGAACTTGATTTATTTATCGCTGACCTTTGTTTAGAAGACCCGTTTAACTCAAATCAACAAGAAGACACGGAAAAGATTACTCTTTCTACTATACATTCGGCAAAAGGTTTAGAGTGGTCGGCTGTCTTAATTATTGACTTGGCGGAAGACCGTTTTCCCTCTAAAAAATCTTTGTTAAAAATAGAAGATTTTGAAGAAGAAAGAAGGTTAATGTATGTTGCCTGTACCAGAGCAAAAGACGAGTTATATTTATTTTCTCCTCTTTCACTTTATGATAGGGCAACAGGCGGAACCAATCAAGTTCAGCCAAGTCCGTTTATTAAAGAATTAAAAACAGAACTTTATGAAGAATGGCAAGAAAATTATATTGGCGGGCTTACTCAAAAAAGTGCTGGAGTCAACCAAACACAAACATATAAGCCGGAAAGACTTTCGCAAACGAAATGGAATTCCGAATATGATATTGACCCGACAATCACAATAACTCCGGCAAATAATCCCCCGATACCCTCAACAGTTGAACAAAATACAAACACAACTCAAGCCAAAGACCCTCGCAGTTTAGGGCTTTGCACACACCGTATTTTTGGACGTGGAAAAATAATAGAAGAGCTTCCGCCTGATAAATATAAAGTCAATTTTCCCGGAATAGGTGTAAAGGTAATTTTGTCTGATTACTTAAAAATTGACGATTAA
- the rpsP gene encoding 30S ribosomal protein S16, giving the protein MAVKIRLTRLGNKKRAFYRIVATNSGTRRDGKPLEMLGYYNPMTNPIEVKVDTDKLKKWMEIGAQPSETVKSLLKDYLK; this is encoded by the coding sequence ATGGCTGTAAAAATTAGATTAACTCGTCTGGGGAACAAAAAACGTGCTTTTTATCGTATAGTTGCAACAAATAGCGGAACTAGACGTGATGGCAAACCTTTGGAAATGCTTGGATACTACAATCCTATGACTAATCCTATTGAAGTGAAAGTTGATACTGACAAGCTGAAGAAGTGGATGGAAATTGGTGCTCAACCGTCTGAAACTGTAAAATCTTTGTTGAAAGACTATTTAAAATAG
- the xerD gene encoding site-specific tyrosine recombinase XerD, which translates to MTIQKKEILKLHPLIDGFLEKLLVEKGLSENTLSSYSYDLSDFSVFLKEKDIQLEDVDQEILYLYIVYIRRRGLSGRSLARHLAALRGLFSFALEEGVFNHDPSQFLENPKLPRTIPDVLTKEEMTSLFNSLDLNDKFGYRDRTILELLYAAGLRVSELCSLSPLNFDAQTGLLKIFGKGSKERYTPIHNTAATFLNNYIQNWRPLFLPKCKNIFLNRNGASLSRVAVWKMVQKRALEAGIKKDISPHTFRHSFATHLLDGGADLRSVQMLLGHSDVSATEIYTHVQTERLTEIHKMHHPRSKPE; encoded by the coding sequence ATGACAATACAAAAAAAAGAAATCTTAAAGCTCCACCCTTTGATTGACGGTTTTTTAGAAAAATTACTGGTGGAAAAGGGTTTGTCTGAAAACACTTTAAGTTCATATTCTTATGATTTAAGTGATTTTTCTGTTTTTTTAAAAGAAAAAGATATTCAACTTGAAGATGTTGATCAAGAAATATTATATCTTTATATCGTTTATATTAGACGAAGAGGCTTATCGGGGCGTAGCCTAGCTCGCCATTTAGCGGCGTTAAGAGGGCTTTTTTCTTTTGCCCTCGAAGAAGGAGTCTTTAACCACGACCCCTCGCAGTTTTTAGAAAACCCCAAACTACCACGCACAATTCCTGATGTTTTAACGAAAGAAGAGATGACCTCTTTATTTAACAGCCTAGATTTAAACGATAAGTTTGGATACAGAGATCGAACTATTTTAGAATTACTTTATGCGGCCGGCTTAAGAGTTTCTGAATTATGTTCTTTAAGCCCGTTAAATTTTGATGCACAAACAGGCTTGTTAAAAATCTTTGGAAAAGGCTCTAAAGAACGCTATACACCAATTCACAACACCGCCGCCACTTTCTTAAACAATTACATTCAAAACTGGCGTCCTTTGTTTTTGCCAAAGTGTAAAAACATTTTTCTTAATCGTAACGGAGCCTCCTTATCACGAGTAGCTGTTTGGAAAATGGTACAAAAAAGAGCTTTGGAGGCCGGAATAAAAAAAGATATTTCTCCCCATACTTTTCGCCATTCTTTTGCAACTCATCTTTTAGATGGCGGTGCTGATTTAAGAAGCGTTCAAATGTTGTTGGGACATTCTGATGTTAGTGCAACTGAAATTTATACCCATGTACAGACCGAACGTTTAACAGAAATTCACAAAATGCATCATCCAAGAAGCAAACCTGAATAA
- the folK gene encoding 2-amino-4-hydroxy-6-hydroxymethyldihydropteridine diphosphokinase: MSLKNIQLEHLKKHLAYISLGSNIGDSRKHLKSAREALSALPGISISSLSRVYKTEPQEIKEQPWFYNQVLCLSCHHAVTPEGLLESLLDIEKSLGRKREGVKPKGPRTIDLDLLFFDQEQCNTKELVLPHPRLHERAFVLVPLLEINPDLCLPNSLSLNTLLKSLPYRLENDKILQS, encoded by the coding sequence ATGAGCTTAAAAAACATACAACTTGAACATTTAAAAAAACATCTGGCTTATATTTCGCTTGGATCAAATATTGGCGATTCTCGGAAACATTTAAAATCAGCTCGAGAGGCTCTTTCCGCTTTACCAGGAATAAGCATAAGCTCTTTATCTCGAGTTTATAAGACAGAACCTCAAGAGATAAAAGAACAACCTTGGTTTTATAACCAAGTTCTTTGTCTTTCTTGTCATCATGCTGTTACCCCCGAGGGGCTTTTAGAGTCTTTGTTAGATATAGAAAAAAGTCTTGGCAGAAAAAGAGAAGGTGTAAAACCTAAAGGTCCAAGAACTATTGACCTTGATTTATTATTTTTTGATCAGGAACAATGCAATACAAAAGAGCTTGTTTTGCCCCACCCAAGGTTGCATGAACGAGCCTTTGTTTTAGTTCCTTTATTAGAAATTAACCCCGACCTTTGCTTGCCAAATTCTTTAAGTTTAAATACTTTATTAAAATCCTTGCCATATCGACTGGAAAATGACAAAATACTTCAGTCGTAA